In a genomic window of Sulfuriferula nivalis:
- the pgi gene encoding glucose-6-phosphate isomerase, whose translation MSDCTQFPAWKELRDHKRDMAKIQMRFLFAEDPKRFKRFSMDAVGILLDYSKNRITNTTMRLLTQIALDAELPNAIEAMFGGEKINRTEGRAVLHTALRNQSGNPVLVDGEDVMPLVRGVLARMRAFTDAVRSGEWLGHTGKRITDIVNIGIGGSDLGPVMVTQALTYYAQAGLKAHFVSNVDPSQMMETLAVVNPETTLFIVASKTFSTPETLLNAQAARRWLVKQLGTEKAVAKHFVAVSTNTKKVQAFGIDTANMFEFWDWVGGRYSIWSAVGLPVALMIGMDNFEELQAGGYAMDEHFRSAPLEKNMPVIMALLGIWHNDFWNADSHAVFPYDQYLGRFPAYLQQLDMESNGKSVTFDGKQVHCQTGPIIWGEPGCNGQHAFFQLVHQGTRLVPADFLVAVESHHPVEHQHEVLLSNCFAQTKALMRGKTRDEARVELIRAGMTGDSLEALLPHKVFPGNRPSSTLLYRKLTPRTLGSLIALYEHKVFVQGVIWNINSFDQWGVELGKQLAGAIESGLLSDERVTEHDSSTNGLMNACKRMRASS comes from the coding sequence ATGAGTGATTGCACCCAGTTCCCAGCTTGGAAAGAATTGCGGGATCATAAAAGGGATATGGCTAAAATCCAGATGCGTTTTCTTTTTGCCGAGGATCCAAAGCGATTTAAGCGCTTTTCTATGGATGCTGTTGGCATACTGCTTGATTATTCAAAAAACAGAATTACCAATACAACGATGCGTTTGTTAACGCAGATTGCGTTGGATGCTGAATTGCCAAATGCAATTGAAGCCATGTTTGGTGGTGAAAAAATTAATCGAACTGAGGGTCGAGCGGTTTTGCACACGGCGTTACGTAATCAGTCAGGCAATCCGGTGCTGGTTGATGGTGAGGATGTGATGCCTTTGGTGCGAGGCGTATTGGCGCGTATGCGGGCTTTTACGGATGCGGTGCGAAGTGGTGAATGGCTGGGGCACACAGGTAAGCGAATTACTGATATTGTTAATATCGGTATTGGTGGTTCGGATTTGGGTCCAGTGATGGTAACTCAGGCGTTAACATACTATGCGCAAGCAGGTCTAAAAGCGCACTTTGTGTCTAATGTCGATCCTAGTCAGATGATGGAGACATTGGCAGTTGTTAATCCAGAAACGACTTTATTTATTGTTGCGTCCAAGACGTTCAGTACGCCTGAAACTTTGCTTAATGCTCAGGCTGCGCGGCGTTGGCTGGTAAAACAGCTTGGTACTGAAAAGGCTGTTGCCAAACATTTTGTGGCGGTTTCGACTAATACTAAAAAGGTTCAGGCATTCGGTATTGACACAGCTAATATGTTTGAGTTCTGGGATTGGGTGGGTGGACGTTATTCTATCTGGTCAGCAGTCGGTTTGCCTGTGGCGTTGATGATAGGCATGGATAATTTTGAGGAGCTGCAAGCCGGTGGTTATGCGATGGATGAGCATTTCCGTAGTGCGCCATTAGAGAAGAATATGCCTGTCATTATGGCATTGCTGGGAATTTGGCATAACGATTTCTGGAATGCGGATAGTCATGCAGTTTTTCCATATGATCAGTATTTAGGGCGTTTCCCTGCATATTTGCAGCAGCTTGATATGGAGAGTAATGGTAAAAGTGTTACGTTTGATGGCAAGCAGGTGCATTGCCAAACGGGACCGATTATTTGGGGTGAGCCGGGTTGTAATGGGCAGCATGCTTTCTTTCAATTGGTGCACCAAGGCACTCGTTTGGTGCCGGCAGATTTCTTGGTGGCGGTGGAGTCACACCATCCTGTGGAACATCAGCATGAAGTGTTGTTGTCCAACTGTTTCGCGCAGACTAAAGCGCTGATGCGGGGTAAAACGCGTGATGAGGCGCGTGTCGAATTGATTCGAGCGGGTATGACTGGTGATAGTCTCGAAGCGTTATTGCCGCATAAGGTTTTTCCAGGTAATCGGCCTTCGAGCACTTTGCTTTATCGTAAATTGACACCACGTACATTAGGTTCTTTGATCGCTTTGTATGAACATAAGGTGTTTGTGCAAGGGGTGATCTGGAATATAAACTCGTTTGATCAGTGGGGTGTGGAGTTGGGTAAACAGCTTGCGGGTGCTATCGAAAGTGGTCTGTTGTCAGATGAGCGTGTAACTGAACATGATAGCTCGACCAATGGCTTGATGAACGCGTGTAAGCGTATGCGTGCATCAAGCTAA
- a CDS encoding FKBP-type peptidyl-prolyl cis-trans isomerase encodes MTTESGLIYEDITTGTGATAQAGQMVSVHYTGWLTNGTKFDSSKDRNQPFNFNLGAGQVIRGWDEGVAGMQVGGVRKLTIPPQLGYGARGAGGVIPPNATLIFEVELLGVK; translated from the coding sequence ATGACTACAGAATCAGGACTCATCTATGAAGACATCACCACGGGCACTGGCGCAACTGCGCAAGCAGGTCAGATGGTCAGCGTACACTATACTGGCTGGCTGACCAACGGCACCAAATTTGATTCCAGTAAAGACCGTAACCAACCGTTCAACTTCAATCTAGGTGCAGGACAGGTAATACGAGGATGGGATGAAGGTGTTGCAGGCATGCAAGTCGGCGGTGTACGTAAGTTAACCATACCACCTCAATTAGGCTACGGTGCACGCGGTGCAGGTGGCGTAATACCACCTAACGCCACCTTAATATTTGAGGTTGAATTGCTCGGCGTAAAATAA
- the hflC gene encoding protease modulator HflC, translated as MKNFNIIIATLLGVLILASMTIYTVDQRQNAMVFQLGEVVTINKTPGLYFKLPILQNVRYFDTRILTLDPADPDRFITSEKKNVLVDYFAKWRIIDAEQYYVSVGGDETRAQTRLQQTINDSLRAEFGKRTVHEVVSGERDEIMASLRLKADQDARKIGVQVMDVRIKHVDLPQEVSDSVYRRMEAERKRVANELRSTGSAEAEQIRADADRQREIIIAEAYRDAQHVKGEGDAKASTIYAAAYSQNPEFYAFYRSMDAYRQSFKNKTDVLVLEPNSAFFKYMKSPKANQ; from the coding sequence ATGAAAAACTTCAATATTATTATTGCCACCTTGCTGGGTGTACTCATACTTGCCAGCATGACCATATACACTGTAGACCAACGTCAAAATGCAATGGTTTTCCAGTTAGGTGAAGTTGTCACTATCAACAAAACCCCAGGTTTGTACTTTAAACTGCCCATACTACAAAATGTACGTTATTTTGATACCCGCATTTTGACGTTAGATCCAGCAGACCCGGATCGTTTTATTACGTCAGAAAAGAAAAATGTCTTGGTTGATTACTTTGCCAAATGGCGCATCATCGACGCTGAACAGTACTATGTCAGCGTTGGCGGTGACGAAACCCGTGCGCAAACAAGGTTGCAGCAGACTATCAATGATAGTCTGCGTGCTGAATTCGGTAAACGCACCGTGCATGAAGTTGTATCTGGCGAACGTGATGAAATTATGGCTTCGCTGCGTTTAAAAGCTGATCAGGATGCACGCAAAATCGGCGTACAAGTCATGGATGTCCGTATTAAGCACGTTGATTTACCGCAAGAAGTAAGCGACTCTGTTTACCGCCGCATGGAAGCAGAACGTAAACGTGTTGCCAATGAATTGCGTTCTACCGGTTCCGCCGAAGCAGAACAAATTCGTGCAGACGCCGATAGACAACGCGAAATTATTATTGCTGAAGCATACCGCGATGCACAACACGTCAAAGGTGAAGGAGATGCTAAAGCGAGCACTATCTATGCTGCCGCATACTCACAGAATCCTGAGTTTTATGCTTTCTATCGAAGCATGGATGCTTATCGCCAAAGCTTTAAGAACAAAACGGACGTACTGGTCTTGGAACCAAATTCTGCTTTCTTTAAATATATGAAATCGCCGAAAGCTAATCAATAA
- the hflX gene encoding GTPase HflX, with translation MFERHSGSERVLLVSINFGDADYQDSVEELHRLAESAGLSIIALIEGKRARPDPALFAGSGKVEEIASMVNATEAGVVIFNHALSPAQERNLEAALKCRVVDRTTLILDIFASRAKSSEGILQVELAQLAHISTRLIRGWTHLERQKGGIGLRGPGETQLESDRRLIGKRVKLLKDRLFKLKQQRAIQRRARSRNRVMSISLVGYTNAGKSSLFNVLTHADSYAANQLFATLDTTTRQLFLPDVGELVISDTVGFITHLPHTLVESFRATLEETIQADLLLHVVDAASPMRDKHIIEVNKVLAEIGAANVPQILIMNKIDLCATTAGMTRDEYGKIQEIRLSAKTGLGVAYLRETLAAIKQDFMLPAARTTQANIVNNEYHPELD, from the coding sequence ATGTTTGAACGACACAGTGGTAGCGAACGCGTACTATTAGTCAGCATAAATTTTGGTGATGCCGATTACCAAGACAGTGTAGAGGAATTACACAGACTCGCTGAAAGTGCTGGCTTAAGCATCATAGCTTTAATCGAAGGCAAACGCGCACGCCCCGATCCTGCCTTATTTGCAGGCTCTGGCAAAGTTGAAGAAATTGCAAGCATGGTGAATGCAACTGAAGCAGGCGTGGTGATATTCAATCACGCCCTATCTCCAGCGCAAGAGCGCAATCTTGAAGCAGCGTTAAAATGCCGCGTAGTAGATAGAACCACACTCATACTAGACATCTTCGCCAGCCGCGCCAAAAGCTCAGAAGGCATATTACAAGTAGAACTTGCCCAGCTTGCCCACATTTCCACTCGTCTAATCCGAGGGTGGACACACCTGGAAAGACAAAAGGGCGGTATAGGATTACGCGGACCGGGCGAAACTCAACTAGAGTCAGATCGACGTTTGATAGGCAAACGCGTTAAACTACTTAAAGACAGATTATTTAAGCTCAAGCAGCAGCGAGCCATACAACGTCGTGCACGAAGTCGCAACCGTGTGATGTCGATATCATTGGTAGGTTACACCAACGCAGGAAAATCAAGTTTATTTAACGTACTGACTCACGCCGACAGCTATGCTGCCAACCAGTTATTTGCCACGTTGGACACCACCACACGTCAATTATTTCTGCCAGACGTTGGTGAGCTAGTCATTTCAGACACAGTAGGATTTATCACCCACTTACCTCACACACTGGTAGAAAGCTTCCGCGCAACATTAGAAGAAACAATACAAGCAGATTTGCTATTACACGTTGTTGATGCAGCCAGCCCGATGCGCGACAAACACATTATTGAAGTCAATAAAGTACTGGCAGAAATCGGCGCGGCTAACGTACCTCAGATTCTGATTATGAACAAAATAGACTTATGCGCCACGACAGCGGGCATGACCCGTGATGAATATGGTAAAATTCAGGAAATTCGACTCAGTGCTAAAACTGGACTAGGTGTGGCATACTTACGTGAAACTTTAGCCGCAATCAAACAAGACTTTATGCTACCTGCAGCAAGAACCACTCAAGCAAACATTGTAAACAACGAATATCACCCAGAATTGGATTAA
- the hfq gene encoding RNA chaperone Hfq, with translation MNTVKNNKGLLLQTPFLETLRTDNVPVSVYLVNGIKLQGQIEAYDQYIILLKNMVTQMVYKHAISTIVPSRPVPLQAATI, from the coding sequence ATGAACACAGTTAAAAACAATAAAGGGTTGCTATTACAAACCCCTTTTCTGGAAACTTTACGCACTGATAACGTTCCTGTGTCAGTTTATTTGGTTAATGGTATCAAGTTACAAGGCCAGATTGAAGCATATGATCAATACATCATATTGCTCAAAAACATGGTCACCCAAATGGTATATAAACACGCTATCTCCACCATCGTGCCATCCCGCCCAGTACCATTGCAAGCAGCGACAATTTAG
- a CDS encoding protein adenylyltransferase SelO, whose protein sequence is MPNFETRTFTSNYATLPEHFYSQINPTPLENAQLLHFNSAAANLIDIEPDHFENNTIAEYLCGNILPSQSKPIAAVYAGHQFGHYVAQLGDGRAISIGGITHNQQHWELQLKGAGPTPYSRNSDGRAVLRSSIREYLCSEAMHGLGIPTTRALSLVGSSQTVYRETIETAAVVMRISPSFIRFGSFEYFFYRGQANEVRTLADYVITHHFPELVEETNKYPLFLQQVITSTAKLMAHWQAIGFAHGVMNTDNMSILGLTLDYSPFGFLDNYDPEFICNHTDHAGRYAFDQQPDVAAWNLTRLAQALTPIISVEDAKSALSTYPAQFASTYINLMCAKLGINADKLAVPLIMQLLDLLKTNHVDYTIFMRQLAHFSSSPNATNETLRDLFIDRNAFDNWAERYKVTLNEQHSVDDVRAAQMNQVNPKYILRNYLAENAIVAAREHNDISEINTLMHLLQSPYDEHPEHETYAAAPPDWAKHISVSCSS, encoded by the coding sequence ATGCCTAATTTCGAGACCCGCACCTTCACTTCCAATTACGCCACCCTACCTGAACATTTTTACAGCCAAATTAATCCAACACCTTTAGAAAACGCTCAACTGTTACATTTTAATTCTGCGGCCGCCAACTTAATCGATATCGAACCTGACCATTTCGAAAATAACACCATCGCTGAATATTTATGTGGAAATATATTACCTTCCCAATCCAAACCGATTGCCGCAGTATATGCAGGGCATCAATTTGGTCACTACGTTGCACAATTGGGTGATGGTCGCGCAATTTCCATAGGCGGTATCACACACAATCAGCAACACTGGGAATTACAACTAAAAGGAGCGGGACCCACACCATACTCACGTAACAGTGATGGGCGCGCAGTTTTGCGCTCTAGCATCCGTGAATATTTATGCTCGGAAGCAATGCATGGATTAGGCATTCCAACCACCCGCGCACTCTCTTTGGTTGGCAGCAGCCAAACGGTTTATCGCGAAACGATTGAAACCGCTGCGGTAGTGATGCGCATCTCACCCAGCTTTATTCGCTTTGGTTCTTTTGAATACTTTTTTTACCGTGGACAAGCAAATGAAGTCCGCACGCTTGCAGACTATGTTATTACGCACCATTTTCCAGAACTTGTTGAGGAGACCAATAAATACCCATTATTTTTACAGCAAGTCATAACCAGTACAGCTAAATTAATGGCTCACTGGCAAGCAATAGGCTTTGCACATGGCGTCATGAACACTGACAACATGTCCATACTTGGACTCACACTGGACTACAGCCCATTTGGATTTTTAGACAATTACGACCCTGAATTTATTTGTAACCATACTGATCATGCCGGAAGATATGCTTTTGACCAGCAGCCCGATGTAGCAGCTTGGAATCTCACTCGACTGGCGCAGGCACTCACACCCATCATCAGTGTAGAGGATGCAAAATCCGCATTGAGCACTTACCCTGCACAATTTGCCAGCACCTATATCAATCTGATGTGCGCCAAGTTAGGTATTAACGCGGATAAACTCGCAGTGCCGCTTATTATGCAATTGCTTGATCTCCTCAAAACCAATCATGTGGACTACACTATTTTCATGCGTCAACTTGCTCATTTCAGTAGCTCACCAAATGCCACCAATGAAACGCTACGCGACCTTTTTATAGACCGCAATGCATTTGACAACTGGGCCGAACGCTATAAAGTCACACTCAATGAACAACACAGCGTTGATGATGTACGCGCCGCACAAATGAACCAAGTCAACCCCAAATACATTTTGCGTAATTATCTAGCTGAGAATGCCATCGTCGCCGCACGCGAACACAATGACATAAGTGAAATAAACACACTTATGCATTTATTACAAAGCCCCTACGATGAACATCCGGAACATGAAACTTATGCTGCCGCCCCACCAGACTGGGCAAAACATATTAGCGTGAGCTGCTCATCATGA
- a CDS encoding IS3 family transposase (programmed frameshift) yields MKTTRFSDNQIMQILKLAEAGTPVPTLCREHGMSSATFYKWRAKFGGMDASMMARLKELEDENRRLKKMYAEERLKAEIVSEALGKKVVKPSLRREMAVLVVQTRQISISTACAAFNISETCYRYQAKLSSENALIADWLIRLTTNQRNWGFGLCYFYLRNTKQFRWNHKRVYRIYRELELNLRIKPRRRLVREKPEALAVPTQINEVWSMDFMHDQLADGRCIRLFNVIDDFNREGLCIDVDFSLPSERVIRSLEQIIEWRGVPKVIRCDNGPEYISNMTKEWAEQRGIKLDFIQPGNPQQNAYIERYNRTVRYDWLAHYLFDTVEEVQNFATAWLWTYNNERPNTAIGGIPPKHKLAMAA; encoded by the exons ATGAAGACTACCCGATTTAGTGACAACCAGATTATGCAGATATTGAAGCTGGCGGAGGCAGGCACGCCAGTGCCTACACTATGCCGAGAGCACGGCATGAGTTCAGCGACATTTTACAAATGGCGCGCCAAATTTGGCGGCATGGATGCCTCCATGATGGCCAGGCTCAAAGAGCTGGAAGACGAGAACCGTCGGCTTAAAAAGATGTATGCTGAAGAACGCCTCAAAGCCGAAATCGTTTCAGAGGCGCTTG GCAAAAAAGTGGTGAAGCCATCTCTGCGCCGCGAGATGGCTGTGTTGGTAGTGCAAACTAGGCAAATCAGCATCAGTACTGCCTGCGCTGCCTTTAATATCAGCGAAACCTGCTATCGCTATCAGGCTAAGCTGTCGTCAGAGAATGCCCTCATCGCCGACTGGCTGATACGTTTGACCACCAACCAACGCAACTGGGGGTTTGGCTTGTGTTATTTTTACCTGCGTAATACCAAACAGTTTCGTTGGAACCACAAGCGGGTTTACAGAATATATCGCGAGCTGGAATTGAACCTACGCATCAAACCCAGACGTCGTCTGGTACGGGAGAAACCAGAGGCGCTTGCCGTACCAACACAAATCAACGAAGTCTGGTCAATGGACTTCATGCACGACCAGTTAGCGGATGGCCGCTGTATCAGGCTATTCAACGTCATTGATGACTTTAATCGTGAAGGTTTGTGTATTGATGTGGATTTCTCGCTGCCGTCAGAACGTGTGATTCGGTCACTGGAACAAATCATCGAATGGCGTGGCGTACCCAAGGTGATTCGATGTGACAACGGCCCTGAGTACATCAGCAATATGACTAAGGAATGGGCTGAACAGCGGGGTATCAAACTTGACTTCATTCAGCCAGGCAACCCCCAGCAGAATGCTTATATCGAGCGCTATAACCGCACAGTGCGCTATGACTGGTTGGCGCATTACTTGTTCGATACCGTCGAGGAAGTGCAAAACTTTGCGACAGCTTGGTTATGGACTTACAATAACGAACGACCAAACACGGCGATTGGCGGTATCCCGCCTAAACACAAACTCGCTATGGCCGCTTAA
- a CDS encoding ATP phosphoribosyltransferase regulatory subunit, with protein MHKWLLPEYIEDLLPPTALRMENLRRGILNLFRVHGYELVTPPLIEYIESLLTGAGGDLDLKTFKLVDQITGKTMGVRADITPQVARIDSHLLNRQGVTRLCYAGSVLHTLPDGTNRSRELMQLGAELYGHSSFEADVEIQKLMLNSLKIAGINDLHLDIGHAGVFRGLLSYANIDEALVPALFAALQAKDITTIRELTSHLDNQVQDAFCALTRLYGGVEVLEEAFRVLPSQLDISQALEELKAITNELKGDANINIDLAELRGYHYHSGVIFAVYHQNHPVPLAQGGRYDEVGISFGRARPATGFSMDLREIATRFWRAPGAKPILAPYAKNAKLHEKIAELRNAGEIVIADLPGHEDTQHEYECDRIITQEPDGSWVVKPRA; from the coding sequence ATGCATAAATGGTTACTCCCTGAATATATAGAAGATTTACTTCCACCAACCGCATTACGCATGGAAAATTTGCGTCGAGGCATACTCAATTTATTCCGTGTACATGGTTATGAATTAGTCACCCCGCCGCTGATTGAATATATCGAATCACTGTTAACAGGTGCAGGTGGTGATTTAGACCTTAAAACATTTAAACTTGTTGACCAAATCACTGGCAAAACCATGGGCGTTCGTGCTGACATCACGCCTCAAGTTGCGCGCATAGATTCTCACCTGCTAAATCGTCAGGGAGTTACACGTCTATGTTATGCGGGTTCAGTTCTCCACACCCTGCCCGACGGTACGAATCGTTCCCGTGAACTCATGCAGTTAGGGGCAGAGTTATATGGACACAGCAGTTTTGAGGCAGACGTAGAAATACAGAAGCTCATGCTTAACTCACTCAAAATCGCGGGCATCAATGACCTGCATTTAGATATCGGGCATGCTGGTGTATTTCGGGGCTTATTAAGTTATGCCAATATTGATGAAGCGTTGGTTCCCGCATTATTCGCTGCATTACAAGCCAAAGATATCACCACAATACGCGAATTAACTTCACATTTGGACAATCAAGTACAAGATGCATTCTGCGCATTAACTCGCCTATATGGCGGTGTGGAAGTATTGGAAGAGGCTTTCCGTGTCCTGCCCAGCCAGCTGGATATCAGCCAAGCTTTGGAGGAACTCAAGGCTATCACCAACGAATTAAAAGGCGACGCCAATATCAACATCGACTTGGCTGAACTGCGTGGCTACCACTATCATAGCGGTGTTATCTTTGCAGTTTATCACCAGAACCATCCCGTACCGCTGGCACAAGGCGGGCGTTATGATGAAGTCGGCATCAGTTTCGGACGCGCTCGTCCAGCAACTGGCTTCAGTATGGATTTACGTGAAATTGCCACTCGTTTTTGGCGCGCACCAGGCGCAAAACCTATCCTTGCACCCTATGCTAAAAATGCTAAATTGCACGAAAAAATAGCTGAACTGCGCAATGCAGGCGAGATAGTCATAGCCGACTTGCCCGGCCATGAAGACACTCAGCATGAATATGAGTGTGATCGCATCATCACCCAAGAGCCTGATGGCAGCTGGGTAGTAAAACCACGTGCATAA
- a CDS encoding DUF2065 domain-containing protein has protein sequence MLIELGSAFALVFIIEGILPLIAPNFWRETFTKMIDLNNDQLRIAGLFSMIMGLLILIMVR, from the coding sequence ATGCTGATTGAGTTAGGCAGCGCATTTGCCCTCGTATTTATCATCGAGGGCATTTTGCCGCTGATTGCACCAAATTTTTGGCGTGAAACCTTCACTAAAATGATAGACTTAAACAATGACCAATTGCGTATAGCTGGTCTTTTCTCCATGATTATGGGCTTACTGATACTGATAATGGTGCGCTGA
- the hflK gene encoding FtsH protease activity modulator HflK yields MAWNDPQWGKKNEGPPDLDELWKKFNAKLNTLFGGKPSNGNNTPGFNAGGLGIIAAVIVAIWLASGFYIVDTGERGVVLRFGKFVETTQPGPNWHLPMPIESVEVVNIEQVRTVEVGYRNNVKSKMLKESLMLTDDENIVDIQFAVQYTLKNPEDYLFSNRSPDDAVRQVAESVMSEIVGKSKMDYVLYEGRADVAARATKNIQDALDRYKTGISISKVTLQNAQPPQEVQAAFDDAVKAGQDRERLKSEGQAYANDVIPKARGMAARLSEESNGYKQSIIANAEGEASRFKQVLVEYSKAPAVTRDRMYMDMMQQVLTSTSKVLVDSSKGGNNLLYLPLDKLMQISAPGTAPTTAPAPNTTSVPDITKPAASDPSTTETGRSRDAFRSRDREDRP; encoded by the coding sequence ATGGCATGGAATGACCCGCAATGGGGCAAAAAAAATGAAGGCCCACCCGATTTAGATGAGCTTTGGAAAAAATTCAACGCCAAACTAAACACGCTATTCGGTGGTAAACCTTCTAATGGAAACAATACACCAGGATTTAATGCAGGTGGATTAGGCATCATTGCAGCTGTGATTGTTGCAATCTGGCTGGCTTCTGGATTCTACATCGTAGACACTGGTGAACGAGGTGTTGTACTACGCTTTGGAAAATTCGTCGAAACCACACAACCAGGCCCAAACTGGCATTTGCCTATGCCTATCGAATCAGTAGAAGTAGTCAATATTGAACAAGTTCGTACTGTCGAAGTGGGTTATCGCAATAATGTCAAAAGCAAAATGTTAAAAGAATCGCTCATGCTCACCGATGATGAAAATATCGTTGATATACAATTTGCTGTGCAATACACACTAAAAAATCCAGAAGACTATTTGTTTAGCAACCGCTCTCCTGACGATGCTGTACGTCAAGTTGCCGAGAGCGTCATGAGTGAAATAGTAGGCAAAAGTAAAATGGATTATGTGCTCTACGAAGGTCGAGCTGATGTCGCTGCACGCGCCACTAAAAACATACAAGATGCACTAGATCGCTATAAAACGGGAATCAGCATCAGTAAAGTCACTCTGCAAAATGCACAACCACCACAGGAAGTACAAGCTGCGTTTGATGATGCAGTTAAAGCCGGTCAAGATCGCGAACGTTTAAAAAGCGAAGGGCAAGCTTATGCCAACGACGTCATTCCTAAAGCACGAGGCATGGCAGCACGCTTAAGTGAAGAATCCAACGGTTATAAACAATCCATCATCGCTAACGCTGAAGGTGAGGCTAGTCGCTTCAAACAGGTGCTGGTTGAATATAGCAAAGCACCTGCTGTCACTCGCGACCGTATGTATATGGACATGATGCAACAAGTACTTACCAGCACCAGCAAGGTACTGGTCGACAGCAGCAAAGGAGGTAACAACCTGCTTTACTTGCCGCTCGACAAACTGATGCAAATAAGCGCGCCAGGAACCGCTCCAACCACGGCTCCGGCTCCAAACACCACCTCAGTTCCAGACATAACCAAACCCGCTGCCAGCGATCCTAGCACGACAGAAACAGGGCGCTCACGCGATGCCTTCCGCAGTCGTGATCGGGAGGATAGACCATGA